The Coffea arabica cultivar ET-39 chromosome 4e, Coffea Arabica ET-39 HiFi, whole genome shotgun sequence genome includes a window with the following:
- the LOC113742516 gene encoding uncharacterized protein, with amino-acid sequence MDTCMTYPDSVTIEEDGDNGSNSDSIEEAGHTNQQSQYPDSCAIGKKKLPPKATINVPGKKRRLSSDVWDYFDIIPKKDSNEELKCKCKKCGNEYSGSLDMNLEDLTQNILSLNINKDEVDAIQILMLLISSP; translated from the exons ATGGATACATGTATGACATATCCAGATTCAGTCACTATTGAAGAAGATGGTGATAATGGAAGCAATAGTGATAGCATCGAGGAAGCAGGCCACACCAACCAGCAATCTCAATACCCTGACTCTTGTGCAATTGGGAAAAAGAAGTTACCTCCAAAAGCTACAATCAATGTGCCTGGCAAGAAGAGAAGATTAAGTTCAGATGTTTGGGATTACTTCGACATTATTCCCAAAAAGGATTCAAATGAAGAGTTGAAGTGCAAATGCAAGAAATGTGGGAATGAATATTCTG GATCTCTAGATATGAATTTGGAGGATTTAACTCAAAATATCCTGTCTCTAAATATCAACAAGGATGAGGTTGATGCAATTCAAATTCTAATGTTGTTAATCTCTAGTCCATGA